From Acidobacteriota bacterium:
GGCGTTTCTCGTGGGCTATCTCGCCATCAGGTTCTTCATGCGGTATCTCGGGTCGCACTCGCTGGCCGTGTTCGCGTGGTATCGCCTCGCGCTCGCGGCGGCCGTCGTGGTCTGGCTCTTCCCACGCTGACGTGTGGAACTACCTGCAGCGACGGTTCGTGGCGGGCTTCTTCGTCACGGTCCCGCTCGCCCTCAGCATCGCGGCGCTGATCTGGATCTTCGGGATCGCCGACGATCTCACGTCGCCGATCGTCGAGCAGGTCTTCGGTCGGCGCGTGCCGGGCCTCGGCATCGCGGTGACGGCGGCGGGTATTCTGATCGTCGGGTTCTTCGCGGCCAACGTCATCGGTCGCCGTCTGCTGCAGCGCGCGGAACACTACCTGATGCTCGTGCCGTTGTTCCGCTCGATCTACGCGCCGGTGAAGCAGCTCGTGTGGGCGTTCAATCCGCAGAACGACTCGGGCTTCAAGCGCGTGGTACTCGTGGAGGAGCCGCAGCGCGGGATGGTGCTCGGGTTCCTCACGCGCGAGATCACGGTGCCGGACGCCGACGGTCGTCCCGAACCCTGGGTGGCCGTCTATGTCCCGACCAACCACCTCTACCTTGGCGACGTGCTGCTGTATCGGCGCGACCGCGTGCGCTACCCGGACATCACGGTCGAGGAAGGTGTGCGCGTGTTCCTCACCGGCGGCATGGCACTGCCCCCCGACGTGCACGCGCACGTCGACCCTGCTCGGCAGCGTGGGCCGGATGCCGGATCGGATGTCGGGGCAAACCCCTCGTCCGACGTCTGACCGCGCGCCGCGTTCACGTCCGCTTTTGACAGGCGCGTGCCGCGCGACTACTATCGGCGGCCTGTGATCTCAGGGCGGCGAGGCTGGGCCGGGTCGTGCGCCGGGCGGTCGAGGTGCTGGCGAGGGTCGGAGAGAAAGTTCACGAGCGCGTGATCCGATTCTCGGGAACCGGTGTCAAAGAAGGCATCGGAGTTCGTTGACACTGTTTTTTTGCTGTCGCTATAATCGCCGCCTCACGACGGGAAGTCATCGCGTCTGTGGTCGGTAGGAGGACAGGCCAGTGCCGAAAGACATGTTCGGGGACGTGGTCGAACCGTCAATCAAGGTCGGTTCGCAGAAGTGGTACACGGTTCCCGTCTCGATTCTTGTGCACCTGCTCATCGTCGGGAGCGTGGTGCTGATCCCGCTCATGGCGCTCGATGCGTTGCCGGAGGTGAGCGGGAGCATGACGGCGTTCGTGGGTGCGCCACCGCCACCGCCACCGCCGCCGCCACCACCGCCGCCGCCACCCGCGGCGGCCGCGCCGGCCCCGACGCCGACGACAGTGAGCAATCCGAACGCGGCCCCCATCGAGCCGCCGAAGGAAATCAAGCCCGAAGCTCCCGCACCGCCGCCGGCCAACGTGGGCGTGGGCGTGCCGGGTGGCGTCGAAGGCGGCATTCCTGGTGGTGCGCTCGGCGGCGTCGTCGGCGGCCTGCCGTCAGCCCCGCCGCCGCCGCCCCCACCGCCGCCGGCGGCTCCGGTGCGCGTCGGCGGTGCCATCGCGCCGCCCAAGCAACTGCGACGCGTCAACCCCATCTACCCGCAGATCGCACAGTCGGCGCGCGTGTCGGGTGTCGTGATCATCGAGGCCACCATCGGGACCAACGGCAAGGTGCAGAACGCGCGGGTGTTGCGCAGCATCCCGTTGCTCGATCAGGCGGCGCTCGATGCGGTGAAGCAGTGGGAGTACACACCGACGCTGCTCAATAACGTGCCGGTTCCGGTCATCATGACCGTCACGGTGAACTTTACGTTGCAGTAGTCCCCTGGGTTCCCGCCCTCCGCGATCGGGGGCGGGCGCCTGTCAGTCAAGAACAGCACGATCGATCGTGATCGACATGAACGATCTGCGGGTGCGTTGCCGGAAGGCAGCGTCCCGGGCAGTCATCCCCGGAGGGGTGGAGCGCAATGGGTGATTTGAATCTTCTTCACATGTGGGAGCAGATGGGCTTCGTCGCGAAGGCCGTCGCGTACATCCTCTTCTTCATGTCGTTCTGGTCGGTCGGCGTCTTCGTGGAGCGGTGGTACACCTTCTCCCAGGCCAAGAAGCAGTCCAAGCTCTATGCCCCGCAGGTTGCCAAGCACCTCAAGGAGGGCCGTCTCAAGGACGCGATCGCGCTGTCGCAGTCCAAGAACTTCCGGTACAGCCACCTTGCCAAGGTCGTGCTCGCGGGCCTGCAGGAGTACCAGTTCCAGTCCGAGAGCGGTCAGCAGCTCACGCGTGACGACCTGCTCGACACGGTGCGCCGCGCCATCCAGCGCGCCACAGCGCTCACCGGTAACGACCTGAAGAAGGGCGTTTCCTCGCTCGCCACCATCGGCTCGACGGCTCCGTTCGTCGGTCTGCTCGGTACCGTCGTCGGCGTCATCTCGGCGTTCCAGGGCATCGCCTCGACGGGCTCCGGTGGCATCGGCTCGGTGTCGGCCGGCATTTCCGAAGCGCTCGTCGAAACGGCGCTCGGCCTTGTCGTCGCCATTCCGGCGGTGTGGTTCTACAACTACCTGACGGGCCGTCTCGAGTACTTCAACGTCGAGATGGACAACAGCTCGTCGGAGATGGTCGACTACTTCGTCAAGAAGAGCACCTAGGTCGCTGGATGGCCGCCATGTGATGGTCGGCCTTCGATGACCGGTCCCGCGCCGACGGGACAGATTGGTTCGACAGGAGGCGCTCTCCGGGGCGCCTCCGTTCAGGAGAACACGCCATGGCAATGAGCATGGGGGGCGGGAAGGGCGGCATCAAGGCCGACATCAACGTCACCCCGCTGGTCGACATCATGCTGGTGCTGCTCATCATCATGATGCTCATCGCGCCCCTCCTGCAGAAGGGCGTGAACGTGCGGTTGCCCATCGCCGAGAACACCGGCGAGAAGCCCGACACGCAGGAACAGACGGTGGTGCATGTGGACGCGCAGCGGAACCTGTACGTCAACAACATCCAGGTCGCCGAATCAGAGGCAGTGGACCGCATCAAGTTCGCGCTCGAAGAGAAGGCCGAACGTATCGTCTACCTGAAGGGCGACACCGACGCTCCCTACGCGGCCATCATGAGCATGATGGACAAACTGCGTGAGGCGGGCATCGAGAACGTCGCGCTGATCACCGAGAGCAAGAAGGCGGAAGGGGAGGGCAACTGATGTCTGCCCACAAGCATCACGGCGCGGAAACCGTGCAGCGCGGGGAGACTCCCCACGCCAGCTCGGACATGAACGTGACGCCGCTCATCGACGTGCTGCTCGTGCTGCTCGTCATCTTCATGGCGGCGCTGCCCATGACCCAGAAGGGCACGGACATCAACCTGCCGCTCGAGACCAAGGGGGCCGACGCGGCCGACACGAGTACGCAGATCGTGCTGACCATGAACGCCGACCGTACGCTCTCGGTCAACAACCAGGATGTGCCGATGGGCGACCTCCAGCATCGTCTCACCGAGATCTTCGAGACGCGCAAGGAGAAGACGATGTTCATCCTCGGGGCGCCGACGCTGCCCTACGGGTTCGTCGTCCAGGCGATCGACGCCGCGCGCGGTGCGGGTGTCGACAAGGTCGGTATCGTCACCGAAGGCATGCGTCGCGCAGGCGGCGCCGACTAGGCTCCCCGGCTTCCACTTACGCCGAGAAACACCGAAAGCCGGCTCCCTCACCAGAGGGTGTCGGCTTTCGTGCGTCTGCGCCAGCGTCAGGTCGTGGTGCGCAGGGTCGTGCTGCCGCGAACGACCTTGGTACTGTCGGATGCACTGAAGGCCGGGCTGAACGCCTTCGTGGCAGCGTCCTGCATCTTCCGCATGGCCGGGTTGTCCGGAGCAGCGAGGACCTGCTTGTCTGGCCGGACGACGACCAGCGCGCGTTGAGCGTTCGAGACGGCCATATGTCCTCCTTGTGGCTGGATGGAGCCCTCCCTTATCGCAGGCGTGTGCCGACGACGTTCGAGCCGGCTGCCCACCTCACGCCGAGCGCATCGCCGTACATTGCACGCTCGACGACGATCTGCGGGGCCGGGCTGCCGAAGGCCTCGACCACCGCCCCGAAGCGCCGGCCTGCGGCCTCAGGAAAGTAGACACTTACTGGTACGCTTTCCCGGCTGCTACCGACCAGCGGGAAGTCGCGCGTGACGGTCGCCCCGTCTTCGAAGACGAGCGTCACCCGTGCCGTACCACCCGAGTCCGACGTGTTCGCGATGAGGATGTAGGTCTGCACGTTGAAGGGCCCGCCCACCTCCCCATCCGCGAGCCCCCACTTCGTGCTCGTGCGATCGGCGCCCGCACTGTTGTGCCCCTCGTGCCAGGTACTGCCGCCGCCCGGCCACCACATCGCGCGTTCGACGATGATTGGCATGCCGTTGGTGGACCGCACGCGCGCTGATACGGCGGTGTCGGCCAGTTGCGCGTCTTCGTGGTCGACCCAGATGTTGAACCGGCTCTGCGGGGCGACCGCGTAGTCGCGCGTGAGCGTGGCCCCGCCGGGCAGCAGGTAATCCACCGAGACAGGTGCGGCAGTCGTTCCCGGATTGGCGATGAGGATGAACAGGTCGAAGTACGGCCCCGTGGCACCCTCGGCCAGGAACCACTCGGCGGCCGGAGTCGTGATGCCCGCGCTCTCGTGTCCCGCATCGAACCCGCGACCCTGGCGCGTGAGATACATCGCGCGCTCGACGATGACGGGCACGTCGTTGGTGCTGCGGATCACGGCCGACACCTCGGCGGCGCCAAGCACCGGATCCTCGAGATTCACCCAGATGTTGAAGCGACTGCTGGCGGTCACCGTATGGGTGCGCACCAGTGGTGCCTGCGGTGCCGGCAGCAGGTACGTGACTTCGATCTGCGCGTCGGCGCTGCCAGGGTTCTGAATCAGGTAGAAGAGCTGGAAGCCGCCGATGGTCGCGCCTTCGGCGAGGTACCACTCGAGCGCGGGGGCGGCGATGCTGGTCTCGGCGTGGCTGCCGTAGCCGCGCGCGTCCCAGCGCATGGTGCGGTCGGCAATCAGTGGCTGCGTGGAGGTGATGACAGTGGAGAACTCGGCGTTGCCCATTCCCGGCAGTTGCTTGGGAAACACCGTCGCGCGCGCCAGGCCCCCGAGCGCGACGTCGTGCGTCACTGTCGTGCCGTCGCCCTTGAGGAACGCGAGCCTGGCGGTGGTGGACTCGCCCGTCGCGTTGAGCAGTGCGATCTCCGTGTCGAAGAAATCGCTCGTGGCGCCTTCGGCGAAGTAGCGCGTGAAGGTGCCGACCTCGGCGAGGAAGAACGACGCCACCTGGTCGCTCGAGAGGTTGGTGAACGTCTCGCTCTCGGGTGCGAACTCGAAGGAGAGCCTGGACGGCGTGATGGTGTAGGTGCCGCCAGCCGGCAGGTGGAGGACGTACGCGCCGTCGGCATCGGTCGTGACGGCGCGCGTGGTGGTGCCGGTGGCGGTGATCGTGATGCCGGGTACGCCCGTGTCGTTGCGGTCGCGCACAGTACCGGTGATGCGCCATGTCTTGAAGCCGGTGAAGTCGCCGACCTGGTCGGCGGTGATGTTCGTGAAGGTGCGCGTCTCGGGCGTGAAGCCATGGCCGGCGAGCGTCGGCGTCACGGTGTACGTCCCGGTGCCGAGGCTGCTGAAGGCATACGTGCCCGTGCCGCTGGTCGTCGTCGTGCCGGTGCTGGCACCGGTGCGCTGCACGGTGACGCCGCTCATCGGCGTGGTGCCGCCGAGCCGGATGGTTCCCGTGATGGAGTAGGACTCGACAGCGCCGACGCCGACGGCCCAGTCCGACAGCGTCGTCACGTTCGCGCGGGTGACGAGGCCTGGCGCAGACGATGTGCGCGCGCAGTCCCAGGTGCTGCCCGTGAACCGACACGCCGAGGTGGTGGCGTGGTCCGCCACGGCGTGCGGCAGCGTGACGCTCAGCACGTATCCCGCGCCCGTCGGCGTCATGGTCCAGAAGCGGCCGGGCACCTGGCCCGGGCCGGCCTGCGGGTGCGTCACATCGCGGCGATCGATCTGTACGCTGGTGAGTGCTCCCAACGTGGCGACGTTCAGTGTCGTACCCGTGAGACCGAACATCCGTGCGCCCGTGGTCATGGTGCGAATCGCGCGGATGATGCCGAGGTTGGTGAGCGTGCCCGAGACGGTGGGGTTCGTCGTCGAGTTGATGTCGGTCAGGACCGTGCTCGCCGCGACGGCGACGTTGACGAACGCTGTCGTGGCATTGAACACGACCGGCTGTATGCCGGTGCCGGCGAATGTGATCGTGCTGCCGTTCAGCCGGAGCGTGCCGCCCGAGCGCGTGAACGCGCCGGTGATCGTCGCGCTGGGGCGCCGGATGTCGAGGAAGCCGCTGGTGTGCGTCAGCGCGGCAAACGTCACCGAGGCGGCGTTGTCGAAGTCCGCCTGGCCGCCGCTGACGCGCGTCTCACCCGCATGCGCGTACGCGGCGAGCACGGTCAGCAGGCCGCCGCCGACGTCGAGCACGCCTGCACCGGCGATGGAAGCGCCCGCCGGGTGCGTGGTGTTGTTGGTGATGCGGAGGGTAGCGCCGGGACTGATGGTGGTGGCGCCGCCGAGGATACTGGTGCCGCCCTGAAGCCTGAGCGTCCCGGCCTGCACCTGGAGTTGACCGGGCGCGGTGGTCTCGATGCGGCCCTGGGCGATCATCTCGTCGGCGGTGGTCTTGCGGACGATGCCGGTGTTGAGGATGGGCTCACCGTTGAAGCCACTCGTGAGGATGAAGGTGCCGGTCGCCTGGTTCTCGTACACGCCCCCGCCGCCGACGCCGCTCGGCACCGCGTGGGTGAAGGTGCCCTGATTGACGAGGCGCCCGCCGGTGCTGAGGGTGCCACCCGTGCGGGTGCCGGTGGCCGAGGCGGCCAGGACGACGGCGTGCGGCGCGGTGCCACGCAGGAAGCCACCCGTCCAGGTGAAGGTGCCCGAGACTGTCAGCGTGCCGCTTGATGTGACCAGGTCGCCGCCGCTGCCGAGCGTCAGGTTGCCCACCGCCTGCGACGCGGCCACAGTCACGCTCCCGCTGGTGAGAATCGCGTGGTCGTCGCCATCGGGAACCACGCCGCACGACCAGCGCGCGACGTCCGTCCACAGGCCCGTACCGCTCCAGGTACAGTCAGCGGCGCGTGCCGGAACTGAGCACATGAGAACGAGGGCACACAACAGGACGGTCAGCCGCACGCGAGACATGGGTCACTCCCAGCGAGAGAACGAGATCTGCTGGAGAGTGCGGGCGCCCCGCGATGTGTTTCGCGCCGGGTCCTATCGTGACGTCAGACGAACCTGGAGGAAGGCGAGAGGTTCGACGATACCTGTCGCGTCGATACCTTCGAGCGACACGTCGTACAGGGCGTCCGGCAGCGCGGTCCGCTCGATGACGAGGGCGAGAGTGCGGTCGGGGGCGAGCGTCGTTGCCGTCTGGTCGTGGGCGACGGCCCCGCCCTCGCCGATGACGCGCACCCGATACGACGCGTAATCGTCACCTTCCGCAATGGGTACGCGCAGCAGGACGTGCGTGGCACGTGCGGGCACTGTCGCGGTCGTGGGGACCGCCCCGCGTGTGGTGCCCATCGGCAACTGTACGGCGAACACGACGCGCGCGGGCGGAGCGGGTGTCGTGGGTGCCGACCCGGCTCCAGGCGTGTTCGCCTGTCCCGCCGGATGGGTGGCCGCCCCATCGTCACCTTCTGGCGTGGCCGGGGCGGTCTGTGTGCTTTCGGCGACGGACGGTACCGGCTCTGGTGTGACGGCGTGGCGCGTGCCGCCGATCAGCAGCCACACGCCGCCGAGCGCGAGCAACGCCGCGGTGGCCAGCGCCGGACGCCACCACGCGCGCCGCGGCGCCGACGCCCGTCGCGCGGCGAGCGCCCGCGCGACGTCCACTCGAGCGCGCAGCCGTGGACGTGTGGTCAGGGCATGTTCGAAGGCATGGCGATCCGCCTCGCGCAGCGTACCGGCCACGTAGTCGTCCACCATGTCGGTCTCGATCTCGTCGATCGCCGCTGCCACGTCCGGATCGTCGAACGCGCGCACTTCCACATCGTCCACGCCGGCCTCGTCGAGCTGACCAAGGACGTACTGCCTGAACCTGTCGTCCAGAGTGAGAGTGGTTGCCACGCGTTCGTCCGTCACTGTCGAGTGTCCTCAGAGCCGAAAACGCTTCGCTCACGGAGGCACGCCCGCGTGCAACGCTCGATGGCGGCGCGCGCGCGGAGCATGCGCAGGCGGAGCGCGAGCGGAGACACCCCCAGTGCCGCCGCCTGCTCCCGACGTCCCTCGATGCGGTCACGCCCGTCGGCGCCGTAGTAGGCCAGCACCTGACGGCGCAGGTCGGCGTCGAGCCGGTCGAGGCAGCCATCGAGGCACGTCAGCGCCTGCTCGTGGGCAGTGGCGGGTTCGGACGCGACGTACAGCGGCTCCTGATCGATCGGCGCCATCGCCGGCTGCCGTGTGGACTCGAGGAAGACCAGCCGCGCGACGCCTCGTGCGTAGCTCGTCACGTTGCCCACGTCGATGCCCTCGGCGAGGCGCCGGCCGAGTCGGTCCAGCACTTCGTCGCACAGGCGGTCGGCATCGACACGAC
This genomic window contains:
- a CDS encoding carboxypeptidase regulatory-like domain-containing protein, which encodes MSRVRLTVLLCALVLMCSVPARAADCTWSGTGLWTDVARWSCGVVPDGDDHAILTSGSVTVAASQAVGNLTLGSGGDLVTSSGTLTVSGTFTWTGGFLRGTAPHAVVLAASATGTRTGGTLSTGGRLVNQGTFTHAVPSGVGGGGVYENQATGTFILTSGFNGEPILNTGIVRKTTADEMIAQGRIETTAPGQLQVQAGTLRLQGGTSILGGATTISPGATLRITNNTTHPAGASIAGAGVLDVGGGLLTVLAAYAHAGETRVSGGQADFDNAASVTFAALTHTSGFLDIRRPSATITGAFTRSGGTLRLNGSTITFAGTGIQPVVFNATTAFVNVAVAASTVLTDINSTTNPTVSGTLTNLGIIRAIRTMTTGARMFGLTGTTLNVATLGALTSVQIDRRDVTHPQAGPGQVPGRFWTMTPTGAGYVLSVTLPHAVADHATTSACRFTGSTWDCARTSSAPGLVTRANVTTLSDWAVGVGAVESYSITGTIRLGGTTPMSGVTVQRTGASTGTTTTSGTGTYAFSSLGTGTYTVTPTLAGHGFTPETRTFTNITADQVGDFTGFKTWRITGTVRDRNDTGVPGITITATGTTTRAVTTDADGAYVLHLPAGGTYTITPSRLSFEFAPESETFTNLSSDQVASFFLAEVGTFTRYFAEGATSDFFDTEIALLNATGESTTARLAFLKGDGTTVTHDVALGGLARATVFPKQLPGMGNAEFSTVITSTQPLIADRTMRWDARGYGSHAETSIAAPALEWYLAEGATIGGFQLFYLIQNPGSADAQIEVTYLLPAPQAPLVRTHTVTASSRFNIWVNLEDPVLGAAEVSAVIRSTNDVPVIVERAMYLTRQGRGFDAGHESAGITTPAAEWFLAEGATGPYFDLFILIANPGTTAAPVSVDYLLPGGATLTRDYAVAPQSRFNIWVDHEDAQLADTAVSARVRSTNGMPIIVERAMWWPGGGSTWHEGHNSAGADRTSTKWGLADGEVGGPFNVQTYILIANTSDSGGTARVTLVFEDGATVTRDFPLVGSSRESVPVSVYFPEAAGRRFGAVVEAFGSPAPQIVVERAMYGDALGVRWAAGSNVVGTRLR
- a CDS encoding DUF502 domain-containing protein, which produces MWNYLQRRFVAGFFVTVPLALSIAALIWIFGIADDLTSPIVEQVFGRRVPGLGIAVTAAGILIVGFFAANVIGRRLLQRAEHYLMLVPLFRSIYAPVKQLVWAFNPQNDSGFKRVVLVEEPQRGMVLGFLTREITVPDADGRPEPWVAVYVPTNHLYLGDVLLYRRDRVRYPDITVEEGVRVFLTGGMALPPDVHAHVDPARQRGPDAGSDVGANPSSDV
- a CDS encoding biopolymer transporter ExbD, translating into MAMSMGGGKGGIKADINVTPLVDIMLVLLIIMMLIAPLLQKGVNVRLPIAENTGEKPDTQEQTVVHVDAQRNLYVNNIQVAESEAVDRIKFALEEKAERIVYLKGDTDAPYAAIMSMMDKLREAGIENVALITESKKAEGEGN
- a CDS encoding MotA/TolQ/ExbB proton channel family protein, whose product is MGFVAKAVAYILFFMSFWSVGVFVERWYTFSQAKKQSKLYAPQVAKHLKEGRLKDAIALSQSKNFRYSHLAKVVLAGLQEYQFQSESGQQLTRDDLLDTVRRAIQRATALTGNDLKKGVSSLATIGSTAPFVGLLGTVVGVISAFQGIASTGSGGIGSVSAGISEALVETALGLVVAIPAVWFYNYLTGRLEYFNVEMDNSSSEMVDYFVKKST
- a CDS encoding biopolymer transporter ExbD, which produces MSAHKHHGAETVQRGETPHASSDMNVTPLIDVLLVLLVIFMAALPMTQKGTDINLPLETKGADAADTSTQIVLTMNADRTLSVNNQDVPMGDLQHRLTEIFETRKEKTMFILGAPTLPYGFVVQAIDAARGAGVDKVGIVTEGMRRAGGAD
- a CDS encoding TonB family protein, with translation MPKDMFGDVVEPSIKVGSQKWYTVPVSILVHLLIVGSVVLIPLMALDALPEVSGSMTAFVGAPPPPPPPPPPPPPPPAAAAPAPTPTTVSNPNAAPIEPPKEIKPEAPAPPPANVGVGVPGGVEGGIPGGALGGVVGGLPSAPPPPPPPPPAAPVRVGGAIAPPKQLRRVNPIYPQIAQSARVSGVVIIEATIGTNGKVQNARVLRSIPLLDQAALDAVKQWEYTPTLLNNVPVPVIMTVTVNFTLQ